Genomic segment of Streptomyces alboniger:
CGCTCACCCCGTCCTGGTCCTGTCTCAGCCCGACCACTTCGCTGCCGCGGCGGATCTCCGTACCGACCGCGACGGCGTGCTCGTCGAGCAGCCGCTCGGTGACCGGCTGCGGGGCGGCGACGCCGTACGGGTGCGCGGTGTCCAGCCGTTCCGGCCACGGCTTGGCCACGCCGCCGAAGAGGCCGCCGACCTGGAACTTCTCGCTGATGGCGAGGAATTGGTCCAGCAGCCCGCGCTGGTCCATCACCTCGACGCTGCGCACGTGCAGGCCCTGCCCGCGGGACTGGCCCGTCTGCTCGGTCAGCTTCTCCAGCACGACCACCCGCACGCCGTGCAGCCGCAACTCGCCCGCGAGCATCAAGCCGGTCGGTCCGCCGCCGACCACGATCACATCAAACATCACAACGCCCATTCACGAGTCCGGTCCGCCAGCGGCGGTGCGAGCACCGCCGTCTCCGCCATTTGCGCAGGTCCTGGCCTTGGCCGGACATTGTGCGGCACGACATGGGCCTTGCCGCAAGCCCCCCTGTGCGCTATAAGTTGAGAGTGGCGAGGAGCGGATTCAGCTCCTCGCTTTCGTCGTGTGCGGGGTGCCGCGTACAGGGGCGTCCACCGCGCGGACGGTCCGCCGCGCGGATGTCAGCGGTGATCGGTAGCGTTCCTCGTGTGGTGTCCCTTCCCGACCTCGTCCGGCTGCGCCAGGCCCGTGACCGCATGGACCGTGACTACGCGCAACCGCTGGACGTCCCCGCCCTCGCGCGGGACTCCCTGATGTCCGCGGGGCACTTCTCGCGCAGCTTCCGCGCGGCCTACGGCGAGACGCCGTACAGCTATCTCATGACCCGCCGCATCGAGCGCGCCAAGGCGCTGCTGCGGCGCGGCGACCTGAGCGTGACGGAGGTGTGCATGGCGGTGGGGTGTACGTCACTGGGGTCGTTCAGCTCGCGGTTCGCCGAGGTGGTCGGGGAGAGCCCGAGCGCGTACCGGGCCCGGGATCACGGCTCGGGCGCCGACGTCCCGGCCTGCCTCGCCAAGATCTACACCCGACCGGTCAGGAACGGAGAAGCGAAACCTCCCGGCGCTCCCTAGCGTGGTGGGCATGGAAATCAATCTCGCACAGTGCTTCATCGCCGTCGACGACCACGACAAGGCGCTCGCTTTCTACCGCGACGCACTCGGCCTGGAGGTGCGCAACGACGTCGGGTTCGAGGGCATGCGCTGGGTGACCGTCGGCTCGCCCACGCAAGCGGGCGTGGAGATCGTCCTCGAACCGCCGCTCGCCGACCCGAACGCCACGGAATCCGACCGGCAGGCGATGGCCGAGCTGATGGCCAAGGGCCATCTGCGCGGAGTCATCTTCCGGACCGACGACGTCGACGCCGCGTTCGAGCGGATCCGCGCCGCGGGCGGCGAGGTCCTTCAGGAGCCGATGGACCAGCCCTACGGCGTACGCGACTGCGCCTTCCGCGACCCCGCGGGCAACATGATCCGCTTCAACCAGCCGCGGAAGAAGTAGCCCCGGAAGAGGCGGCCGCGGAATCACACCCGGCACGAGCAGTGGCTACCGCCAGGCGGTAGCCACTTTTTTGTGGGTACTTGGCGTGCGACGCGACCCGGGCCAACCTGGTGGGGACGCCGCAACGGAAGACGCCGTGCCACACGGGGGAAGGGGGAGGCACGAGGTGACGTCGCGTCACGAACGCTATACAGCGACCGACTCGGGCTGGGACGCCGGCCGCTCACCGGCGACCAGCCGGTCCAGGCGGCGGTGCCCCCAGTCCGCCAGGGGCGCCAGCGCCTCGCAGAGGTCACGGCCGAACTCCGTGAGGGAGTAGACGGTCTTCAACGGCCGTACGTCGTGCACCTCCCGGTGCACCAGGCCGTCCGCCTCCATCTCGCGCAGCGCCTGCGTCAGCACCTTCTCGGTGAGCCCCGGCAGCAGCCGCAGGATCTCCCCGGGCCGGTGCGGGCCGCTCTCCAGCGGCCAGAGCAGCGCCGTCTTCCACTTGCCGTCGATCACGGCGATCGCGGCCGTCACACCGCACACATTCGGGTCATTGGCGCGGCTGCGCGTCATCTCGGGGCCCTCTCTCTTCTCTTTCCGTATCACTTATGGGAGTTGACTCATGTCGTCGTACGTCGAACAGTCTGCCGTCACCGTCGTCGGCCTGGGCCCGATGGGCCGGGCCCTCGCCTCCGCCTTCCTGGACGCCGGGGTCCGGACGACCGTGTGGAACCGCACGCCGGGGCGGGACACCGAGCTGATCGCGCGGGGCGCGCTCGGCGCGCGTACGGTCGAGGAGGCGGTCGCGGCGAGCCCGTTGACCGTCGTGTGTGTCGTCAATTACGACGCCTCGGACGCCGTGCTGCGCCCGGACGCGGTCACGGCGGCGCTGAAGGGGCGCACGCTGGTGAACCTCAGCGCCGACATCCCCGACCGGGCACGTGACACCGCGCGGTGGGCCGCCGAGCAGGGCATCGCGTACCTGGACGGCGCGATCATGTCGCCGACCACCACGATCGGCACACCCCAGGGCGTCTTCCTCCACAGCGGCCCCGCCGAGCTGTACGAGCGGCACCGCCCCGTCCTGGACGCGCTGGGCGGCAGCCACACGTACCTCGGCGAGGACATCGGCCGGGCGGCGGCGTACGACATCGCGCTGCTCGACATCTTCTGGACCGCGATGACGGGTTACATGCACGCCCTCGCGGTCGCGAAGGCGGAGGGCATCACCGCGCGGGAGCTGGCCCCCTTCGCCGAGGGCATCGGCGCGATCATGGCCCCGGTCTTCGCGGAGACCGCCGGTGAGGTGGACGACGCCACCTTCTCGGGCGAGGGCAACCCGATCTCCTCGGCGGCCTCGACGATGGCCCACGTCATCCACACCTCCGAGGCCCACGGCATCGAGGCGGGGGTGATGCGTGCCGCCGAGGGCCTGGCGCGGCGCGTCATCGCCGAGGGCCACGGGGCCGACGGGGCGACGCGGATGGTGGAACTGCTCAGCCGCCGCTGAGCGCGGGGCCCGGCCGGCGGCTGAAGAAGGACCGCCGGTAGTCCCCCGGTGACACCCCGACCTGTTTGAGGAAGTGGTGGCGGAGGTTGTTGGCCGTGCCGAGGCCGCTCAACTCGCCCACCTTCTCCACCGGCAGGTCCGTGGACTCCAGGAGGCCCTGGGCCCGCGCCAGGCGCTGGTTGAGCAGCCACTGGAGCGGGGTCGTGCCGGTGGCCGCGTGGAGACGGCGGTAGAAGGTGCGGGGGCTCATCGCGGCCCGGCGTGCCAGGTCGTCGACGGTCAGCGGCCGGTCCAGGTGCGCGCGGGCCCATTCCAGTACCGGGCCGAGGCCCGCGTCGTCCGTCTCGGGTACGGACAGGTCGATGAACTGGGCCTGGCCGCCGGGCCGGTGGGCGGGCACCACCATCCGCCGCGCCAGCTGGTTGGCGACGTGGGCGCCCAGGTCGCGGCGGACCAGATGCAGGCAGAGGTCGATGCCGGCGGTCAGGCCCGCGCTGGTCAGGACGTCACCTTCGTCCACGTAGAGGACCGAGTCGTCGACCGTCACCTTCGGATACCGGGCGGCCAGTTGGGCGGCGTGCATCCAGTGCGCGGTGGCTCTGCGGCCGTCCAGGAGGCCCGCCTCGGCGAGTGCGAAGGCTCCGGTGCACAGCGAGACCATACGGGCGCCGCCCGCGTGGGCCGCGCGCAGGGCGTCGGTGAGGCCCGGCGGCAGCGGCTCGCCTTCCTCGGCGCACGCGTCCGGTACGGAGGTCACGATGACGGTGTCCGCCCCGGCGAGGCCTTCGAGCCCGTAGGGGGTGCGCAGCGCCAGCCCGAAATCACCCCCGCCCACGGCGTGTTCGTCCGACGCGCACAAGCGCAGGTCGTACCAGTGGTCGGACAGGTCGGGCTGTGGCTTGCCGAACACCGTGAGGGGGATGCTCAGTTCGTACAGATCCCAGGACGGGATCCCTATCTCCTCGGCCACGACCACCGCGACGGAACCAGCGCTCATGCCGTGAGCGTACGAGAGCGGGCCTCCCGGCGAGCACTGGCAGGAATTTGGTGAGCGCCGTCACCACTGTCACTGTTTCGCATCCGCCGCCCCTGCGAGCGTGATCCCCATGAACGCACAGCACTCGCACCCCGCCCCCAGCCCCGCCTCCACCCCCGTCACCGTCATCGGCCTCGGCCTCATGGGCTCCGCCCTCGCCGCCACCCTCCTGGACCGGGGTCACCCCACCACCGTCTGGAACCGCTCCCCGCAGAAGGCCAAGCCCCTCGCCGACGCCGGCGCGCACGTGGCGGCGACCCCGGAGGACGCCGTCGCCGCGAGCGGCCTCGTCCTGGTCTGCGTACTGGACTACGACGCGCTGCACGCCGTCCTCGACCCGCTGGCCGAGGCGGGCGGCCTCGCCGGGAAGTCCCTGGTCAACCTCACGTCCGGCGCTCCTGAGCAGGCCGTGGAGATGGCGGCGTGGGCCGGCCGGCACGGCGCGGGCTACCTCGACGGCGGCATCATGACGACCCCGCCGGGCGTCGGGAACCCCGAGATGATGTTCCTCTACAGCGGCTCGGAGGCCGTGTTCGAGGCACACCGCCCCACCCTCGCAACGCTGGGCGATCCGCTCTACCTCGGCGCCGAACCGGGCATGGCCTCGCTGTACGACTCCGCCCTGCTCGGCCTGATGTGGGCGACGTTCACGGGCTGGCTGCACGGCACCGCGCTGGTGACCTCCGACGGGACGACGGCCGCGGACTTCACGCGGATCGCCCTGCGCTGGCTGACCGGCGCCGTCTCCGGTTTCGTGACGACGTACGCGCCCCAGGTGGACGCCGGGCGGTATCCGGGGGACGACGCCACGGTCGACGTACAGATCACCGCGATCGACCACCTCATCCACGCCGCGCACGCGCGCGGCATCGACAACTCCCTGCCCCACCTGCTCAAGTCGACGATGGAGCGCACCGCCGCCGCGGGCCACGGCTCCGACAGCTACGCGAGCGTGATCGAGGCGCTGCGCGGCCCGAAACGCCGGTAAAACCCCGGTTCGCCTCGCGCCGCGTGGCGCGAGCGGACAGGATGGACCGGAAACGTTCATCCATCGGCGCCGGGGGGAGCCACCACCATGAACCGTCCGCTGCGGCACATCGCCCTTTTCTGCGGAATCCTCACGCTCGCCCTGCTGTTGCGGGCGAACTGGGTGCAGTTCGCGCAGAACGACAAGCTGTCGAACCACGAGAAGAACCGCCGCGTGCAGATCGAGGCCTTCTCCCACCCCCGCGGCGACATCATCGTCGGCGGCAAGTCCATCACCGGTTCGAAGAAGACATCGGGCACCGACTTCGCGTACAAGCGGACCTTCAAGGAGGGTCCGATGTACGCGCCGGTGACGGGCTACTTCTCGCAGGCCCAGGGCAGCACCTTCCTGGAGGGCGTCCACAACGGCATCCTCAGCGGCAACGACGACCGCCTCTTCATCAAGCGCACCCTGGACATGCTGACCGGCAAGAAGCAGCAGGGCGGCGACGTCATCACCACCATCGACCCCAAGGCGCAGAAGGCCGCCTACGAAGGCCTGGTGAAGCTCGACGCCAAGGGGGCGGTGGTCGCGCTCGACCCGCGCACCGGCAAGGTGCTCGCCCTGGCCAGCACCCCGTCGTACGACCCCTCGGTCTTCGCGGGCATCTCGCAGGAGGAGGGGCGCACCTTCACGCGCCTGTCCAAGAGCGCGGACAAGCCGCTCAGCAACCGCGCCCTGCGCGAGATCTACCCGCCGGGATCCACCTTCAAGATCCTCACGGCGGCCGCCGCCCTGGAGCACGGCGTGGTGACGGACATCGACGAGCCGACCGGCGCGAGGACTCCGTACAAACTCCCCCTCAGCTCCACCCGCATCGGCAACGACGTGCCCGACGCCAACTGCGACGACGTCTCGATGAAGACCGGCATGCAGTGGTCCTGCAACAACGTCTTCCTCGACATCGCGCTCAAGCTCGGCAAGGACAAGATGCGCGAGACGGCGGAGCAGTTCGGCTTCAACGAACAGCAGTTCATCCCCGTACGCGCGGTCGCCAGCAGCTATCCGGAGGAGCTGGACAAGCCGCAGACCGCCCTGACCGGCATGGGCCAGGGCAGCCTGACCAGCACCCCGCTCCAGATGGCGATGGTCACGGCGGGCCTCGCCAACGACGGCAAGGTCATGAAGCCGTACCTCGTCGAGGAGCTGCGCGGCCCCGACCTGACCACGGTCGAGAAGGCCGAGCCGCACGAGCTGAACCAGGCCGTCTCCGAGGACACCGCGAAGAAGGTGCAGGAGATGATGGAGAACACCGTCGAGAAGGGCACCGCCAACAAGGCGAGGATCGACGGCGTCACGGTCGGCGGCAAGACCGGCACGGCCCAGCACGGCGCGGACGTCAACGACGAGCGCCCGTA
This window contains:
- a CDS encoding helix-turn-helix transcriptional regulator — protein: MSLPDLVRLRQARDRMDRDYAQPLDVPALARDSLMSAGHFSRSFRAAYGETPYSYLMTRRIERAKALLRRGDLSVTEVCMAVGCTSLGSFSSRFAEVVGESPSAYRARDHGSGADVPACLAKIYTRPVRNGEAKPPGAP
- a CDS encoding VOC family protein, which produces MEINLAQCFIAVDDHDKALAFYRDALGLEVRNDVGFEGMRWVTVGSPTQAGVEIVLEPPLADPNATESDRQAMAELMAKGHLRGVIFRTDDVDAAFERIRAAGGEVLQEPMDQPYGVRDCAFRDPAGNMIRFNQPRKK
- a CDS encoding winged helix-turn-helix transcriptional regulator; its protein translation is MTRSRANDPNVCGVTAAIAVIDGKWKTALLWPLESGPHRPGEILRLLPGLTEKVLTQALREMEADGLVHREVHDVRPLKTVYSLTEFGRDLCEALAPLADWGHRRLDRLVAGERPASQPESVAV
- a CDS encoding NAD(P)-dependent oxidoreductase; its protein translation is MSSYVEQSAVTVVGLGPMGRALASAFLDAGVRTTVWNRTPGRDTELIARGALGARTVEEAVAASPLTVVCVVNYDASDAVLRPDAVTAALKGRTLVNLSADIPDRARDTARWAAEQGIAYLDGAIMSPTTTIGTPQGVFLHSGPAELYERHRPVLDALGGSHTYLGEDIGRAAAYDIALLDIFWTAMTGYMHALAVAKAEGITARELAPFAEGIGAIMAPVFAETAGEVDDATFSGEGNPISSAASTMAHVIHTSEAHGIEAGVMRAAEGLARRVIAEGHGADGATRMVELLSRR
- a CDS encoding helix-turn-helix domain-containing protein encodes the protein MVVAEEIGIPSWDLYELSIPLTVFGKPQPDLSDHWYDLRLCASDEHAVGGGDFGLALRTPYGLEGLAGADTVIVTSVPDACAEEGEPLPPGLTDALRAAHAGGARMVSLCTGAFALAEAGLLDGRRATAHWMHAAQLAARYPKVTVDDSVLYVDEGDVLTSAGLTAGIDLCLHLVRRDLGAHVANQLARRMVVPAHRPGGQAQFIDLSVPETDDAGLGPVLEWARAHLDRPLTVDDLARRAAMSPRTFYRRLHAATGTTPLQWLLNQRLARAQGLLESTDLPVEKVGELSGLGTANNLRHHFLKQVGVSPGDYRRSFFSRRPGPALSGG
- a CDS encoding NAD(P)-dependent oxidoreductase — protein: MNAQHSHPAPSPASTPVTVIGLGLMGSALAATLLDRGHPTTVWNRSPQKAKPLADAGAHVAATPEDAVAASGLVLVCVLDYDALHAVLDPLAEAGGLAGKSLVNLTSGAPEQAVEMAAWAGRHGAGYLDGGIMTTPPGVGNPEMMFLYSGSEAVFEAHRPTLATLGDPLYLGAEPGMASLYDSALLGLMWATFTGWLHGTALVTSDGTTAADFTRIALRWLTGAVSGFVTTYAPQVDAGRYPGDDATVDVQITAIDHLIHAAHARGIDNSLPHLLKSTMERTAAAGHGSDSYASVIEALRGPKRR
- a CDS encoding peptidoglycan D,D-transpeptidase FtsI family protein, with translation MNRPLRHIALFCGILTLALLLRANWVQFAQNDKLSNHEKNRRVQIEAFSHPRGDIIVGGKSITGSKKTSGTDFAYKRTFKEGPMYAPVTGYFSQAQGSTFLEGVHNGILSGNDDRLFIKRTLDMLTGKKQQGGDVITTIDPKAQKAAYEGLVKLDAKGAVVALDPRTGKVLALASTPSYDPSVFAGISQEEGRTFTRLSKSADKPLSNRALREIYPPGSTFKILTAAAALEHGVVTDIDEPTGARTPYKLPLSSTRIGNDVPDANCDDVSMKTGMQWSCNNVFLDIALKLGKDKMRETAEQFGFNEQQFIPVRAVASSYPEELDKPQTALTGMGQGSLTSTPLQMAMVTAGLANDGKVMKPYLVEELRGPDLTTVEKAEPHELNQAVSEDTAKKVQEMMENTVEKGTANKARIDGVTVGGKTGTAQHGADVNDERPYAWFVSYAKNSDGESPVAVAVFVDPSHMNIPRSEIAGGKLGAPIAKAVMESVLER